The Sporosarcina ureae genome includes a region encoding these proteins:
- the sufU gene encoding Fe-S cluster assembly sulfur transfer protein SufU, with amino-acid sequence MSTNKLDQLYRSVIMEHYKHPKNKGVLENGNVTIDMNNPTCGDVIRLTMNVEDDIVKDVKFEGEGCSISMASASMMTQMIKGKTTEEAVKLAHTFSDMMLGKDMDESIDLDDLEALSGVAQFPARIKCATLSWKAMEKGVSGESQ; translated from the coding sequence ATGTCTACTAATAAACTAGATCAACTTTATCGTTCTGTCATCATGGAGCATTATAAGCACCCGAAAAATAAAGGCGTCTTGGAAAATGGAAATGTCACGATTGACATGAACAATCCAACTTGTGGTGATGTCATCCGATTAACGATGAACGTAGAAGATGACATCGTCAAAGACGTGAAATTTGAAGGAGAAGGATGTTCCATTTCAATGGCATCGGCTTCTATGATGACACAAATGATCAAAGGCAAGACCACAGAGGAAGCAGTGAAGTTAGCTCATACATTTTCAGACATGATGTTAGGCAAAGACATGGACGAGTCGATTGATCTCGATGACCTCGAAGCATTATCGGGTGTCGCGCAATTCCCTGCCCGTATTAAGTGTGCAACATTGAGCTGGAAGGCGATGGAAAAGGGAGTCTCTGGCGAGTCGCAATGA